A part of Paenarthrobacter sp. A20 genomic DNA contains:
- a CDS encoding LysE family translocator, with protein MTLASLAAFAGLCLVLSVTPGPDTFLVLRIALNRPSAGIAAAAGSAAGAIMWAALVGVGLAAILEQSAELFRWVKIAGGLYLLYLGVSSFIKSRKAAKAGADGSAAEAPLPYSRLSALGAGALSTLLNPKVGLFYLAVVPQFIPHGGDTMGTSLILGVVVAVIAFAYLSMIAVVAFKAMRWLKRPKVSTVVERVSSGVIAGLGVGVVASGATS; from the coding sequence GTGACTCTTGCTTCCCTTGCTGCCTTCGCTGGCCTCTGCCTTGTCCTGTCCGTCACTCCCGGTCCGGATACGTTCCTGGTGCTGCGCATTGCATTGAACCGACCCAGTGCGGGAATTGCGGCGGCGGCCGGTTCAGCGGCGGGCGCGATCATGTGGGCGGCGCTGGTGGGCGTCGGTTTGGCCGCCATCCTCGAACAGTCCGCGGAATTGTTCCGCTGGGTCAAGATCGCCGGTGGCCTGTACTTGCTGTACCTGGGCGTATCTTCGTTCATCAAGTCCCGGAAGGCGGCGAAAGCAGGCGCGGACGGGTCCGCTGCGGAGGCGCCGCTCCCGTACAGCCGGCTCTCCGCCCTGGGAGCAGGTGCCCTGTCTACGCTCCTCAACCCGAAGGTGGGCTTGTTCTACCTGGCTGTCGTTCCGCAGTTCATCCCGCACGGCGGGGACACCATGGGCACTTCCCTGATTCTGGGCGTAGTTGTTGCCGTCATTGCCTTCGCGTATCTCTCGATGATCGCCGTCGTCGCTTTCAAGGCGATGCGCTGGCTCAAGCGCCCGAAGGTGAGCACCGTCGTCGAGCGTGTCAGCAGTGGCGTGATTGCCGGGCTGGGTGTCGGCGTGGTGGCGTCGGGCGCTACGAGCTAA
- a CDS encoding aldehyde dehydrogenase family protein: METYDALLASITPADGQNSRTILDPATGEAVGEAPVHTVEDLEAAITAAAAAQPSWAALGHDARSAALMKAADAVERSAEELAQLLSREQGKPLNGPNARFEVGACAAWLRATAATPLDPETVVDDGETRAELHYRPIGVVGAIGPWNWPMMITVWQIAPALRMGNAVVVKPSEYTPLSVLALAAIINEELPAGLLSVVSGGRDVGEALASHDAIGKVMFTGSTATGKAIIRSSADTVKRLTLELGGNDAGIVLPDSDPKAIAEGLFWGAFINTGQTCAALKRLYVHESQYEAVCSELTAVAAAMPMGNGLDENNVLGPLQNRQQYDIVARLVEAARGSGARVLIGGNPDADQPGNFYPTTLVADIDNDNPLVAEEQFGPALPIIKYSTVDEAVAKANALDVGLGASVWSSDLGAAREVASRIQAGTVWINKHGAVDPRIPFGGAKQSGYGLEFGAEGLKALGVPQIING, from the coding sequence ATGGAGACTTACGACGCCCTGCTGGCCTCGATCACCCCGGCCGACGGCCAGAACAGCCGCACCATCCTTGACCCGGCGACGGGCGAGGCTGTCGGCGAAGCACCTGTTCACACTGTCGAAGACCTCGAAGCCGCCATCACCGCCGCCGCTGCCGCGCAACCGTCGTGGGCCGCCCTGGGCCACGACGCCCGGTCCGCTGCGCTCATGAAGGCGGCCGACGCCGTCGAACGCTCTGCCGAAGAACTCGCCCAACTCCTCTCCCGCGAGCAGGGCAAGCCCCTGAACGGGCCGAACGCCCGCTTCGAAGTCGGCGCTTGCGCGGCCTGGCTCCGTGCCACGGCCGCAACCCCGCTGGATCCCGAAACCGTGGTGGACGACGGCGAAACCCGCGCCGAACTGCACTACCGGCCCATCGGCGTCGTGGGTGCCATTGGCCCGTGGAACTGGCCCATGATGATCACTGTCTGGCAGATCGCCCCGGCCCTGCGCATGGGCAACGCCGTGGTGGTCAAGCCTTCCGAATACACCCCGCTGTCCGTGCTGGCGCTGGCCGCGATCATCAATGAAGAACTGCCCGCGGGCCTGCTGTCCGTGGTCTCCGGCGGCCGCGACGTCGGCGAAGCACTGGCATCGCACGACGCTATCGGCAAGGTCATGTTCACCGGCTCCACCGCTACAGGCAAGGCGATCATTCGCTCGTCGGCCGATACCGTCAAACGCCTCACACTGGAGCTCGGCGGCAATGACGCAGGCATCGTCCTGCCCGATTCGGATCCCAAGGCCATCGCCGAGGGCTTGTTCTGGGGCGCGTTCATCAACACCGGCCAGACCTGCGCCGCCCTCAAGCGCCTGTACGTGCACGAATCCCAGTACGAGGCCGTATGTTCCGAGCTCACCGCTGTTGCTGCAGCGATGCCGATGGGCAACGGCCTGGATGAGAACAACGTGCTTGGACCGCTGCAGAACCGACAGCAGTACGACATCGTGGCCAGGCTGGTTGAAGCGGCCCGCGGGTCCGGTGCGCGGGTGCTGATCGGCGGCAACCCCGACGCCGACCAGCCGGGCAACTTCTACCCCACCACGCTGGTGGCCGACATCGACAACGACAACCCGCTCGTGGCCGAGGAACAGTTCGGACCCGCCCTGCCGATCATCAAATACAGCACCGTAGACGAGGCGGTCGCCAAGGCGAACGCGCTCGACGTCGGACTGGGCGCCTCGGTCTGGTCCTCGGACTTGGGTGCCGCCCGCGAAGTCGCATCCCGCATCCAGGCCGGCACCGTGTGGATCAACAAGCACGGTGCCGTGGACCCGCGCATCCCGTTCGGCGGCGCAAAGCAGTCCGGCTATGGCCTGGAGTTCGGTGCCGAGGGCCTCAAGGCCTTGGGTGTCCCGCAGATCATCAACGGCTAA
- a CDS encoding prephenate dehydratase has translation MAQKIAYQGEPGANSDLACKEMFPDLESVPCASFEDAFELVSTGEVDLAMIPIENSIAGRVADIHVLLPQSKLQIVGEYFLPIRFDLLGIPGSTIEGATEVHSHIHALGQCRRIIREAGLKPVIAGDTAGSAREVRDWNDPRKLSLAPPLAAQLYGLDVLASGVEDDPTNTTRFVVLARERELPTKEELPGPAITSFVFRVRNVPSALYKALGGFATNGLNMTRLESYMVGDEFAATMFLSDVEGHPEDARLRRALEELEFFTTEVRVLGVYAADGYRERNTVSA, from the coding sequence ATGGCCCAGAAGATTGCGTACCAAGGTGAGCCCGGAGCCAATTCGGATCTCGCGTGCAAGGAAATGTTCCCCGACCTCGAAAGCGTCCCCTGCGCGAGCTTTGAGGACGCCTTTGAATTGGTGTCCACCGGCGAAGTCGATCTGGCCATGATTCCGATTGAGAACTCCATCGCTGGACGCGTGGCCGACATCCACGTCCTGCTTCCGCAGTCGAAGCTCCAGATTGTTGGCGAGTACTTCCTTCCGATCCGATTCGACCTCCTTGGCATTCCGGGCAGCACCATCGAAGGCGCTACGGAAGTCCACAGCCATATCCACGCGCTGGGTCAGTGCCGCCGGATCATCCGCGAAGCCGGTCTCAAGCCGGTCATTGCCGGCGACACCGCCGGCTCGGCCCGCGAAGTCAGGGACTGGAACGATCCCCGCAAGCTCTCCCTCGCTCCGCCGCTCGCCGCCCAACTTTACGGGTTGGACGTCCTGGCCTCCGGCGTCGAGGATGACCCTACCAACACCACCCGCTTTGTTGTCCTGGCCCGTGAACGTGAGCTTCCAACGAAGGAAGAACTTCCGGGTCCGGCGATCACCAGCTTCGTTTTCCGGGTCCGCAACGTCCCGTCCGCCCTCTACAAGGCACTCGGCGGCTTCGCGACCAACGGTCTCAACATGACCCGGCTGGAGAGCTACATGGTGGGCGACGAATTTGCCGCCACGATGTTCCTTTCCGACGTCGAAGGTCACCCCGAGGACGCCCGTCTCCGCAGGGCGCTGGAGGAGCTGGAATTCTTCACCACGGAGGTCAGGGTACTGGGCGTCTATGCCGCGGACGGATACCGCGAACGGAACACTGTCAGCGCCTGA
- a CDS encoding helix-turn-helix transcriptional regulator codes for METLTHAPVLARFGYAVSDPTRAQVLLALTEAPSYPSDLADSVGVSRQSMSNHLTCLRGCGLVVAVPDGRRTRYELADARLGHAIKDLLGVVLAVDPACCAPDGTCVA; via the coding sequence ATGGAGACACTCACGCATGCGCCAGTCCTGGCCCGCTTTGGCTACGCCGTCTCAGACCCCACCCGCGCGCAGGTCCTGCTGGCCCTCACCGAAGCGCCGTCATACCCGTCTGACCTGGCGGACTCTGTCGGGGTATCGCGTCAAAGCATGTCCAACCACCTGACCTGCCTGCGCGGCTGCGGTTTGGTTGTTGCAGTCCCGGACGGCAGGCGCACCCGCTACGAATTGGCCGACGCCCGCTTGGGTCACGCGATCAAGGACTTGCTGGGCGTCGTCTTGGCCGTGGACCCTGCTTGCTGCGCGCCGGACGGAACCTGCGTGGCATGA
- a CDS encoding cation diffusion facilitator family transporter has translation MSGPLLLLTADRRLVLMRRIRLFAAATITYNVLEAIAALWAGGVADSSALIGFGLDSVVEVASAVALSWQFSSKDPERREHLTLRIIAVSFFALAAFVTVDAIRSLTGGGEAQHSTPGIVIATLSLAIMPALSYYQRRTGRELGSKTAVADSKQTLLCTYLSGVLLIGLVLNSTLGWWWADASAALVIAAIAVREGVNAWRGDVCCTAPSANTQTHFVSDDDCCKTVEAKPPA, from the coding sequence ATGAGCGGTCCGCTGCTACTCCTCACAGCGGATCGCCGGCTGGTTTTGATGCGTCGGATCCGGCTGTTCGCCGCCGCGACCATCACATATAACGTCCTCGAAGCCATCGCGGCCCTCTGGGCTGGTGGAGTGGCAGACTCTTCAGCCCTGATTGGCTTTGGGCTGGACTCCGTGGTGGAAGTCGCTTCCGCAGTGGCCCTGTCCTGGCAGTTCTCCTCCAAGGATCCCGAACGTCGCGAACACCTGACGCTGCGTATCATCGCCGTCTCATTCTTCGCACTGGCAGCGTTCGTCACTGTGGACGCAATCCGGTCGCTCACCGGAGGGGGTGAAGCCCAGCATTCCACGCCAGGCATTGTGATAGCGACTTTGAGCCTTGCGATCATGCCGGCCCTTTCCTACTACCAACGCCGGACGGGCAGGGAACTTGGCTCCAAGACCGCAGTGGCGGATTCCAAACAGACCCTGCTCTGCACGTACCTCTCAGGCGTGCTGCTGATCGGACTGGTACTGAACAGCACCCTTGGTTGGTGGTGGGCCGATGCCAGCGCAGCACTGGTGATTGCCGCCATCGCCGTTCGTGAAGGCGTGAACGCCTGGCGCGGGGACGTTTGCTGCACCGCCCCCAGCGCAAACACGCAAACCCATTTCGTGTCAGACGACGACTGCTGCAAAACGGTGGAAGCAAAGCCGCCGGCGTAG
- a CDS encoding DsbA family protein — protein MTQAPPRPQPTVDTAKKVRIIVWIVIAAVVAAGVIWFAVFTATKPAPSTAVPAGGAQLVREDSHRITTPATEKAQLVEFLDFECESCRAAYPLVEELKKEYGDRITFVQRYFPLAGHRNSGTAALAVEAAAQQGKYEVMAAKLFETQPQWGEKSDSQAATFRSYAQELGLDMVRYDAAVADEKTQARIRKDASDGSALGVTGTPTFFLDGKKLTLDTEEQFRGLLDEAAK, from the coding sequence ATGACGCAAGCACCGCCCCGCCCCCAGCCCACCGTAGACACCGCCAAAAAGGTCCGCATCATCGTGTGGATCGTCATCGCGGCTGTCGTGGCGGCAGGGGTCATCTGGTTCGCAGTGTTCACGGCCACCAAGCCGGCCCCCAGCACCGCTGTGCCGGCGGGCGGAGCGCAGTTGGTCCGCGAAGACAGCCACAGGATCACCACTCCTGCCACCGAAAAGGCCCAACTGGTGGAGTTCCTGGACTTCGAATGCGAGTCCTGCCGTGCCGCTTACCCGTTGGTGGAGGAATTGAAGAAGGAATACGGCGACCGGATCACGTTCGTCCAGCGCTACTTTCCCCTCGCCGGGCACAGGAATTCCGGAACTGCCGCCTTGGCCGTTGAAGCCGCAGCCCAGCAGGGCAAGTACGAGGTGATGGCGGCCAAGTTGTTCGAAACCCAGCCGCAATGGGGAGAAAAATCGGACTCCCAGGCCGCGACTTTCCGCAGTTACGCACAGGAACTCGGCCTGGACATGGTGCGATACGACGCAGCCGTCGCAGACGAAAAGACCCAGGCGCGAATCCGAAAGGACGCAAGTGACGGCAGCGCACTCGGCGTCACAGGTACCCCGACGTTCTTCCTCGATGGCAAGAAGCTCACCTTGGACACCGAGGAGCAGTTCCGCGGGCTGCTTGACGAAGCCGCCAAATAG
- a CDS encoding Nramp family divalent metal transporter, with translation MAAPTLETRRAPSRAWSRLLLLGPAFVAAIAYVDPGNVAANLTAGANYGYLLVWVLVVANAMAVLVQYQSAKLGLATGMSLPEILGKRLGTKRRRLYWAQAEIVAGATDMAEVIGGAVALNLLFGLPLLAGGVIIGVASMLLLALQSHRGQRSFEYAILVLLGVIAVGFVSGLFVNPPDAGSAMAGLVPRFEGTDTVLLAASMLGATVMPHAIYLHSALARDRHGFSEDPAVRTRLIRATRFDVAGALLLAGVVNISMLLLAASSLRGIEGTDTIAGAHAAVTSALGPAIGVIFAIGLLASGLASTSVGCYAGATIMGGLLKIRIPLLTRRVITLIPALIILGAGIEPTLALVLSQVLLSFGIPFALIPLIRLTGKRDVMGIHADSMALKVAGWTSATLIVGLNIVLITLTLSGQS, from the coding sequence ATGGCTGCGCCTACTCTCGAAACCCGTCGTGCGCCCAGCAGGGCGTGGTCACGGCTCCTGCTGCTGGGCCCGGCCTTCGTCGCCGCGATCGCCTATGTGGATCCGGGCAACGTAGCTGCTAACCTCACCGCTGGTGCCAACTACGGGTATTTGTTGGTGTGGGTGCTGGTGGTAGCCAACGCCATGGCTGTCTTGGTGCAGTACCAATCGGCCAAACTGGGTTTGGCGACGGGAATGAGCCTCCCGGAAATCCTGGGCAAGCGGCTGGGTACCAAGCGGCGGCGACTCTATTGGGCCCAAGCTGAGATCGTTGCTGGTGCCACGGACATGGCCGAGGTGATCGGTGGGGCAGTGGCCTTGAACCTGCTTTTCGGACTCCCGTTGCTTGCCGGTGGCGTCATCATTGGCGTGGCTTCGATGTTGCTGCTGGCGCTGCAGTCACACCGCGGGCAGCGGTCCTTCGAGTACGCAATCCTGGTGCTGCTGGGCGTCATTGCCGTTGGGTTCGTCTCCGGTCTGTTCGTGAACCCGCCGGATGCAGGCAGCGCCATGGCTGGCCTGGTGCCCCGATTCGAGGGGACGGATACGGTCCTGTTGGCGGCGAGCATGCTCGGGGCCACCGTCATGCCCCATGCGATTTATCTCCACTCGGCCCTGGCCCGCGACCGTCATGGTTTTTCGGAGGACCCCGCCGTGCGGACGCGGCTGATCCGTGCAACGCGGTTCGACGTTGCAGGCGCCCTGCTGTTGGCGGGCGTGGTGAACATTTCGATGCTGCTGCTTGCCGCGTCCAGCCTGCGCGGCATCGAGGGAACGGACACTATCGCCGGAGCACACGCTGCAGTGACGTCAGCTCTAGGTCCGGCCATCGGCGTTATCTTCGCCATCGGCTTGCTTGCCTCGGGCCTGGCCTCAACCTCGGTTGGCTGCTATGCAGGCGCCACCATCATGGGCGGCCTGCTGAAAATCCGCATCCCCCTTCTGACGCGCCGGGTGATCACGCTCATTCCGGCCCTGATCATCCTTGGTGCGGGCATCGAGCCGACCCTGGCCTTGGTCCTGAGCCAGGTGCTCTTGAGCTTCGGCATCCCCTTCGCCTTGATCCCGCTGATCCGCCTCACCGGCAAGCGTGACGTCATGGGCATCCACGCGGATTCCATGGCCTTGAAGGTCGCTGGCTGGACCAGCGCCACCCTGATCGTGGGACTGAACATCGTGCTTATCACCCTGACGCTCTCCGGCCAGTCCTGA
- a CDS encoding FAD-dependent oxidoreductase: protein MDENLPVAVIGAGPIGLAAAAQLLERGLEPVIFEAGPTAGAAIEQWRHIRLFSPWRFNLDAAGVRLLEPTGWEPPRFTALPYGGELIDHYLAPLAATPEISSRLQTGARVLAVTRQGMDKTHTRSRDTTPFIVRVEYFSGEVRDHVVAAVIDASGTWSTRNPLGTSGLPAIGELKATRRISSPLPDVVGRDRASFAGRRVLVVGAGHSAANTLINLAELAKEEPETRILWAVRGASADKVYGGGDADGLPARGQLGSRLRRLVEAGKIELHRSFGISSLTDSEGGVTVISGDGRAVVTDVVVPCTGFRPDLEMLRELRLNLDPAVEAPMELGPLIDPEFHSCGTVQPHGAKLLAHPDKDFYIVGMKSYGRAPTFLMATGYEQVRSVAAALAGDHVAADTVHLELPETGVCSSDAGTSCDVPATLSLTEVVEEAGGCCGTPEPVLIGIPTGLAHGRSSEYGRP, encoded by the coding sequence ATGGATGAGAACCTTCCTGTCGCCGTGATCGGTGCCGGCCCTATCGGTTTGGCTGCTGCGGCCCAATTACTGGAACGCGGGCTGGAGCCCGTGATCTTCGAAGCCGGCCCCACGGCGGGTGCAGCCATTGAGCAGTGGCGCCACATCCGGTTGTTCTCCCCCTGGCGGTTCAACCTCGACGCCGCGGGCGTCCGGCTGCTCGAACCCACGGGCTGGGAGCCGCCTCGGTTCACGGCGCTCCCTTATGGCGGGGAACTCATCGACCACTATTTGGCACCGCTGGCTGCAACGCCGGAGATCTCGTCCCGGCTCCAGACAGGAGCCCGCGTCCTCGCCGTGACCCGGCAGGGCATGGACAAGACACATACCCGCAGCCGTGACACGACGCCGTTTATCGTTCGCGTTGAGTACTTTTCGGGCGAAGTCCGCGACCATGTCGTGGCAGCTGTCATCGATGCCTCAGGAACCTGGTCAACCCGCAACCCTTTGGGGACTTCGGGGTTGCCCGCCATCGGCGAGTTGAAGGCAACACGCCGGATTTCGTCACCTCTGCCGGATGTCGTTGGTCGGGACCGCGCCTCATTCGCGGGCCGCCGTGTCCTGGTGGTCGGCGCTGGGCACTCAGCAGCCAACACCCTGATCAACCTTGCTGAACTGGCGAAGGAAGAGCCCGAAACCAGGATTCTATGGGCCGTGCGCGGTGCTTCGGCAGACAAGGTCTACGGAGGCGGTGACGCCGATGGGCTGCCTGCCCGGGGACAACTCGGATCCCGACTCCGTCGGCTGGTAGAAGCCGGCAAGATCGAACTGCACAGAAGCTTCGGCATCAGTTCGCTGACCGATTCCGAAGGCGGCGTCACCGTCATCTCCGGTGACGGCCGTGCGGTGGTGACGGACGTCGTCGTGCCTTGTACTGGCTTCCGACCCGATCTTGAGATGCTCCGCGAGCTGCGCCTCAACCTGGACCCTGCCGTTGAAGCCCCGATGGAACTGGGGCCGCTGATCGATCCCGAGTTCCACTCCTGCGGCACCGTTCAGCCGCACGGGGCCAAACTGCTGGCCCACCCGGACAAGGACTTCTACATTGTGGGCATGAAGTCGTACGGCCGGGCGCCTACCTTCCTGATGGCCACCGGCTATGAGCAGGTCCGGTCCGTGGCGGCGGCGCTCGCCGGGGACCACGTGGCGGCGGATACTGTGCACCTTGAACTGCCGGAAACGGGTGTTTGCTCTTCCGACGCCGGTACCAGTTGCGACGTTCCGGCCACCCTGTCTTTGACGGAAGTGGTCGAGGAGGCCGGTGGCTGCTGCGGCACTCCTGAACCTGTACTGATCGGTATACCCACCGGGTTGGCCCATGGCCGTTCAAGTGAGTACGGGCGCCCCTAG
- the trxB gene encoding thioredoxin-disulfide reductase: MSNEQLIIIGSGPAGYTAAIYAARAGLNPLVLAGSVTAGGALMNTTEVENFPGFPAGIQGPELMDGLQEQAEKFGARIVFDDVTEVDLKGHLKRVVTGAGETHEAPAVILATGSAYKELGLPEEKKLSGHGVSWCATCDGFFFREQDIIVVGGGDSAMEEATFLTRFGKSVTVVVRKGELRASRIMAQRAKDNPKITFAWNSAITAIHGDTKVTGVTLKDTRTGETREQAATGIFVAIGHLPRTELVEGQVDLDDEGYIKVDAPTTCTNISGVFACGDAVDHRYRQAITAAGTGCSAALDAERYLAALDDADSIATALVEEPTHF, encoded by the coding sequence ATGAGCAACGAACAACTGATCATCATCGGGTCCGGCCCTGCCGGCTACACGGCGGCCATCTACGCCGCCCGCGCCGGGCTCAATCCTTTGGTACTGGCCGGTTCGGTTACCGCCGGTGGAGCCCTCATGAACACCACGGAAGTGGAGAACTTTCCGGGGTTCCCCGCTGGTATCCAGGGGCCTGAGCTGATGGACGGACTCCAGGAACAGGCTGAGAAATTCGGTGCCCGCATAGTGTTCGACGACGTCACTGAGGTTGATCTGAAGGGTCACCTCAAGCGCGTGGTCACCGGAGCAGGCGAGACTCACGAGGCTCCTGCGGTTATCCTCGCCACGGGATCCGCCTATAAGGAACTCGGGCTGCCGGAAGAGAAGAAGCTCAGCGGGCACGGTGTGTCCTGGTGTGCCACGTGCGACGGCTTCTTCTTCCGTGAGCAGGACATCATCGTGGTGGGCGGTGGGGACTCCGCCATGGAGGAAGCGACCTTCCTGACGCGCTTCGGAAAGTCCGTAACGGTGGTCGTGCGTAAGGGGGAGTTGCGGGCCTCCCGGATCATGGCCCAGCGGGCCAAGGACAATCCCAAGATCACGTTCGCATGGAACTCGGCTATTACGGCCATCCATGGTGACACCAAGGTCACCGGAGTGACGCTCAAGGACACGCGGACGGGTGAAACGCGGGAGCAGGCGGCCACCGGAATCTTCGTCGCCATCGGTCATTTGCCGCGTACTGAGCTGGTTGAAGGACAAGTTGACCTCGATGATGAGGGCTACATCAAAGTGGACGCGCCCACCACCTGCACCAATATTTCCGGTGTCTTCGCGTGCGGCGACGCCGTGGACCATCGCTACCGCCAAGCCATTACAGCCGCAGGTACGGGGTGCTCGGCGGCCTTGGACGCCGAGCGGTACCTGGCGGCACTGGACGATGCAGACAGCATCGCCACGGCATTGGTTGAAGAGCCCACCCATTTCTGA
- a CDS encoding arsenate reductase ArsC, translating into MTTDAVKKPSVLFVCVHNAGRSQMAAAFLTTLSQGAIEVRSAGSQPADKVNPAAVEAMSELGIDMSAEIPKVLTTEAVKESDVVITMGCGDECPYFPGKRYEDWVLEDPAGQGVDAVRPIRDEIKSRIENLIASLTPAGK; encoded by the coding sequence ATGACCACCGATGCCGTAAAGAAGCCTTCCGTCCTTTTCGTCTGCGTCCACAACGCGGGGCGCTCGCAGATGGCCGCTGCGTTCCTCACCACTCTCTCCCAGGGTGCCATCGAGGTTCGGTCTGCCGGCTCCCAGCCGGCCGACAAGGTCAATCCGGCTGCCGTTGAAGCCATGTCTGAACTCGGCATCGATATGTCGGCCGAGATCCCCAAGGTCCTCACGACAGAGGCCGTCAAGGAGTCGGACGTAGTAATCACCATGGGTTGCGGCGACGAATGCCCCTACTTCCCCGGAAAACGCTACGAGGACTGGGTCCTTGAAGATCCCGCCGGACAGGGAGTCGACGCTGTCCGGCCCATTCGCGACGAAATCAAGAGCCGCATCGAGAACCTGATCGCCTCGTTGACCCCCGCCGGCAAATAA
- the arsB gene encoding ACR3 family arsenite efflux transporter, whose product MSTPTQTAAREDTPVSVVVRKLSAVDRFLPVWIIAAMALGLLLGGLVPGLNTALEAVKIGEVSLPIAIGLLVMMYPVLAKVRYDQAPRVLADRKLLVTSLVINWVLAPAFMFALAWVFIPDLPEYRTGLIIVGLARCIAMVMIWNDLACGDRESAAVLVFINSVFQVIAFGALGWFYLQWLPSLLGLPTTSADFSFWAITLSVLIFLGIPLLAGLLTRVVGEKVKGRGWYEQKFLPRIGPWALYGLLFTITLLFALQGGTIISKPMDVLRIALPLLVYFVVVFSAGMVIGRFLNLGYAKTTTLAFTAAGNNFELAIAVAIGTFGVTSGQALAGVVGPLIEVPVLVALVYVALWARKRYFTPAHIAA is encoded by the coding sequence GTGAGCACCCCGACGCAAACCGCAGCCCGAGAGGACACCCCAGTGTCCGTCGTCGTGCGAAAGCTCTCCGCTGTGGATCGATTCCTGCCCGTCTGGATCATCGCCGCCATGGCTTTGGGTCTGCTGCTGGGCGGCCTGGTTCCCGGCCTGAACACCGCGCTGGAAGCCGTGAAGATCGGCGAAGTCTCCTTGCCTATCGCCATAGGCCTTCTGGTGATGATGTACCCGGTCCTTGCCAAGGTGCGCTACGACCAGGCACCCCGCGTGCTGGCTGATCGAAAGCTGCTGGTCACGTCCTTGGTGATCAATTGGGTACTTGCTCCAGCTTTCATGTTCGCGCTGGCTTGGGTCTTCATCCCCGACCTGCCGGAGTACCGAACCGGGCTGATCATCGTCGGCTTGGCCCGATGCATCGCCATGGTGATGATCTGGAACGACCTCGCCTGTGGAGACCGCGAATCTGCCGCCGTTCTGGTTTTCATCAACTCTGTCTTCCAAGTGATCGCGTTCGGCGCTTTGGGCTGGTTCTACCTCCAGTGGCTGCCATCCCTCCTGGGACTTCCCACCACGTCCGCCGACTTTTCCTTCTGGGCCATAACGCTCTCCGTGCTGATCTTCCTGGGTATCCCGCTGCTCGCCGGCCTTCTCACCCGCGTTGTCGGTGAGAAGGTCAAGGGTCGCGGCTGGTACGAGCAGAAGTTCCTGCCAAGGATTGGTCCCTGGGCGCTCTACGGACTCCTTTTCACCATCACGCTCCTGTTTGCGCTCCAAGGCGGGACCATCATTTCCAAGCCGATGGACGTCCTCCGCATCGCTTTGCCGTTGTTGGTCTACTTCGTTGTGGTCTTCAGCGCCGGAATGGTGATTGGCCGTTTTCTGAATCTCGGCTACGCCAAGACGACGACCTTGGCATTTACCGCTGCGGGCAACAACTTCGAGCTCGCCATCGCTGTGGCGATCGGAACCTTCGGTGTTACCTCAGGTCAGGCCCTCGCCGGTGTCGTCGGACCCTTGATTGAAGTTCCCGTCCTTGTTGCACTTGTGTATGTAGCCCTCTGGGCGCGCAAGCGCTATTTCACCCCCGCCCATATCGCCGCCTGA
- a CDS encoding metalloregulator ArsR/SmtB family transcription factor: protein MNSGETLELTPVDAEACCEPSGQPSIDDYEAQLRASVFKALADPNRLRLLSIVKSSEGGEACVCDLTEPLSLGQPTVSHHLKILVDAGLLHREKRGTWAYYSLVPGAIERTTGLLESL from the coding sequence ATGAACTCCGGGGAAACACTTGAGCTGACACCAGTGGACGCAGAAGCTTGCTGCGAGCCGTCGGGACAACCATCCATCGACGACTACGAGGCACAATTGAGGGCATCCGTGTTCAAGGCCCTCGCGGACCCCAACAGGCTGCGCCTCTTGTCCATCGTCAAGAGTTCAGAGGGCGGCGAAGCATGCGTCTGCGACCTCACCGAGCCCTTGAGTCTCGGGCAGCCAACGGTGTCCCACCATCTGAAGATCCTGGTGGACGCCGGCCTCCTCCACCGCGAAAAACGTGGCACGTGGGCGTACTACTCCTTGGTCCCCGGCGCCATTGAGCGGACCACCGGCCTGCTGGAGAGCCTGTGA